The genomic segment TGGGTAACTTTTCCAACGCGAGTTAATCCGACACTGCCACTACTCGATCAAACTGAGGCTGTTTTCGACCGGTACGATGCCCCTCTCGACCGCGCACGCAACGACTACGTGCGCGGCATAACGCTGTGGGCACTCGACCGGTAAGAATCGGCGTCTGCGTTGCTGCTGTCCAGCCAGCAGCAATATATAGCGATGGATGCGCCGTTTTTCGCGGCCGAAGCACAGATCACTGACGCGCTGTTCATCATCCCCTCGGGCGCGCGCCGATCGTCTATGCGCCGTCGCTGCAGACGTTGCTGAACCGCGTCGCGCCGGCGCGCGGCCCCGCTTTACTGTGCGGGCTGTCCGACTATGGCGAGCGCGCACCGGCGCTGAACCACACGCGGTCAGAGATCAATGCAATAGCGGGGATTGTGGGCGCGGAAGCGTGCGTGTTGTGGGGACCCAACGCGACGCCCGAGGCATTGCGCCGGATGAGTGCGGAGGGCACGCTGGCCGGCATGACGGCGATCCATATCGCGGCGCACGCGGCGCCCGGGCGCATCGCGCCGGTGCAGGCGCGCATCCGGCTGCACGGCGACGACCTGAGCGCAACCGACATCCTCGACCTGCGGCTGGGGCCGGCGCTGGTGACGCTCTCGGCGTGCCAGGGCGAGGTCGGCGCACTGCGCGCCGGCGCGTCACCGGCGCGGGCGCTGCAGCGTGCACAGCTCGCGCTCCTGCGCGACGGACTGCCACCCTACCAATGGGCTGCCTTCAACGTCTTTGGCGCGGGGTAATGATAGATGACGAGCCAGTGGGCGCCCACCGGCTCGTCATCCGTTCTAGCAAGTGCCGCCGGGGCAAATGCAACACGCCTGAGCGGTCGCGGCGGTCGGGGCCACCGCCGATGCAACGACGGCAAAGCCGAGCACCAGGGCGAACAACAGTGTCTTCAGCTTGTGCTTCATGCCTACGTCCTCCTCCATGCAAGAATGTTGCAGGCCTGCGCTAAGGAAGACGCGAAAAATCGCCGATCATTACAGTTGAGCGCCGCGAGAATGCCTCGCCCAACGCGCTTGGCATTTCTTTGTACGCAACGGGATCGTGCTATACTGTGGCAACAAACCGGACACCCAGCGAGATGAACAACGATCTGCGAGAAGCGTGCGAACGCGAAGTCAATACGATATTGACGAAGCGGGACTGGAAACTGGAGGAATCACGCACGGATTTCGTGGCGCGAACGCTGCTCAGCGTCGAGGTTTCCCAACGGGATGCCGTTCGGCCGCTCCCACAGATCAACGCGATCCGGCTGGCGATCTTCAGATGCTATGGCGCCACACTGCACGAGGCCTGCAGCCAAGCCGGATTGACACGCCAGCAGCGCGCATTCATCGAGCTCGCAGCCTACTTGTATCCGATCATGCTCAAGCGGCTCGGAGATGCTTCCCGGTCTGAAGAATGCCTACAACGCACGCTCGAGGCGGTATGGCGCAAGTTGGCGACATGTCGGGACCCGCAAAGCTTTCTTAAATGGGCCCAGATCGTTGCACTCAACCAGATCAGAGATATGCTGAAAGATGAACTTCGCACCGAATCAAGCATGGCCGGACAATTGCCGGATGACGGGGATCCGCAGAACCCGGCTGACGATATCCCAGCCCCGCCGGCGCCAATACGGGGATTGGGAGACGATGCGGTCCGCTTGCATGTCGAGCGCGCCATACAGAGCTGTCTGGCCCACAACCAGAATCAACAACGCGTCATCATCGAACTGTTCCTGAACGAGCGCAGCGTCAAGGAAACAG from the Chloroflexota bacterium genome contains:
- a CDS encoding CHAT domain-containing protein, giving the protein MLNRVAPARGPALLCGLSDYGERAPALNHTRSEINAIAGIVGAEACVLWGPNATPEALRRMSAEGTLAGMTAIHIAAHAAPGRIAPVQARIRLHGDDLSATDILDLRLGPALVTLSACQGEVGALRAGASPARALQRAQLALLRDGLPPYQWAAFNVFGAG
- a CDS encoding sigma-70 family RNA polymerase sigma factor, with the translated sequence MNNDLREACEREVNTILTKRDWKLEESRTDFVARTLLSVEVSQRDAVRPLPQINAIRLAIFRCYGATLHEACSQAGLTRQQRAFIELAAYLYPIMLKRLGDASRSEECLQRTLEAVWRKLATCRDPQSFLKWAQIVALNQIRDMLKDELRTESSMAGQLPDDGDPQNPADDIPAPPAPIRGLGDDAVRLHVERAIQSCLAHNQNQQRVIIELFLNERSVKETADLLKINVGHVAVLKHRALAVLRTCDDFLDAISDWLDTH